In Streptomyces qaidamensis, one DNA window encodes the following:
- a CDS encoding potassium channel family protein: MKLPGQDAIARQADEHLVTHRVKLPRKVVEHPFRQVAKRLSIALLVLVATALIVYADRDGYNDNAGDGVDLLDAFYYATVTLSTTGYGDIAPASDAARLTNILVITPLRVLFLIILVGTTLEALTERTREEWRLTRWRSTLRDHTVVIGFGTKGRSAIRTVCATGLKKEQVVVVDPSSKVVDAATAEGYAGIVGDATRSEVLKRAEVHKARQIIIATQRDDTAVLVTLTARQLNRGAKIVAAVREEENAPLLKQSGADAVITSASAAGRLLGLSVLSPSAGMVLEDLIQQGTGLDLVERPVVKAEVGKTPRELADLVVSVIRGHRVLGYDDPAVGRLELTDRLITIVRKTPGTQVAPDIRPMPPMPRNT; the protein is encoded by the coding sequence GTGAAACTTCCGGGCCAGGACGCGATCGCCCGACAGGCCGACGAGCATCTGGTGACCCATCGGGTGAAACTCCCGAGGAAGGTGGTGGAGCACCCGTTCCGCCAGGTCGCCAAGCGGCTCTCCATCGCCCTGCTGGTGCTCGTCGCGACCGCGCTGATCGTCTACGCCGACCGGGACGGCTACAACGACAACGCGGGCGATGGCGTCGACCTTCTCGACGCCTTCTACTACGCGACCGTCACCCTCTCCACCACCGGCTACGGTGACATCGCGCCGGCCAGCGACGCCGCTCGGCTCACCAACATCCTCGTCATCACGCCCCTGCGCGTGCTGTTCCTGATCATCCTGGTCGGCACCACCCTCGAAGCCCTCACCGAACGCACCCGGGAGGAGTGGCGACTGACCCGCTGGAGGTCCACGTTGCGCGATCACACCGTTGTCATCGGCTTCGGCACGAAGGGCAGATCGGCGATCCGGACCGTCTGCGCGACGGGCCTGAAGAAGGAGCAGGTCGTCGTGGTCGACCCCAGTTCCAAGGTGGTCGACGCCGCGACCGCCGAGGGCTACGCGGGCATCGTCGGGGACGCGACCCGCAGCGAGGTGCTGAAGCGGGCCGAGGTGCACAAGGCCCGCCAGATCATCATCGCGACACAGCGCGACGACACAGCGGTCCTGGTGACGCTGACGGCCCGGCAGCTCAACCGCGGGGCGAAGATCGTGGCGGCGGTGCGGGAGGAGGAGAACGCGCCGTTGCTCAAGCAGTCCGGGGCCGACGCGGTCATCACCAGCGCCAGCGCCGCCGGCCGGCTGCTCGGCCTCTCCGTGCTGAGCCCCTCCGCGGGCATGGTGCTGGAGGACCTCATCCAGCAGGGCACCGGGCTCGACCTCGTCGAACGGCCGGTCGTCAAGGCCGAGGTGGGCAAGACGCCGCGGGAGCTCGCCGACCTGGTCGTGAGCGTCATACGCGGTCACCGGGTCCTCGGCTACGACGATCCGGCCGTCGGGAGACTGGAGCTGACCGACCGGCTCATCACGATCGTGCGCAAGACCCCGGGCACCCAGGTCGCGCCCGACATCCGGCCGATGCCCCCGATGCCCCGCAACACCTGA
- a CDS encoding ABC transporter permease, with protein MSAAATTESKELAPVSAESLAALLVSKERPPRPSAWSASMTFGWRAILKIKHVPEQLFDVTAFPIMMVLMYTYLFGGALAGSPKEYIQFLLPGILVMSVVMITMYTGVSVNTDIEKGVFDRFRSLPIWRPSTMVGYLLGDALRYTIASVVMLTVGMILGYRPDGGIAGVLAGIALLVAFSFAFSWIWTMFGLMLRTEKSVMGVSMMVIFPLTFLSNVFVDPKTMPGWLQAFVNNSPITHLASAVRGLMGGDWPADEVAWSLGWAGLFVAVFGPVTMRLYNRK; from the coding sequence ATGAGCGCCGCGGCGACCACCGAGAGCAAAGAGCTCGCCCCGGTCAGCGCCGAGTCCCTCGCCGCGCTGCTCGTCTCCAAGGAACGGCCGCCGCGGCCCAGCGCGTGGTCGGCCTCGATGACCTTCGGCTGGCGGGCGATCCTCAAGATCAAGCACGTGCCGGAGCAGCTCTTCGACGTCACTGCGTTCCCGATCATGATGGTGCTGATGTACACGTACCTGTTCGGCGGGGCGCTGGCCGGCTCGCCGAAGGAGTACATCCAGTTCCTGCTGCCGGGCATCCTCGTGATGTCGGTCGTGATGATCACGATGTACACGGGTGTCTCCGTGAACACCGACATCGAGAAGGGCGTGTTCGACCGGTTCCGCAGCCTGCCGATCTGGCGGCCGTCGACGATGGTCGGCTATCTGCTCGGTGACGCCCTGCGGTACACGATCGCGTCGGTCGTGATGCTCACCGTCGGCATGATCCTCGGCTACCGGCCGGACGGCGGCATCGCGGGTGTGCTCGCCGGGATCGCCCTGCTGGTGGCCTTCTCGTTCGCCTTCTCGTGGATCTGGACGATGTTCGGGCTGATGCTGCGCACCGAGAAGTCGGTGATGGGCGTCAGCATGATGGTGATCTTCCCGCTCACCTTCCTGTCCAACGTGTTCGTGGACCCGAAGACGATGCCGGGCTGGCTCCAGGCGTTCGTGAACAACAGCCCCATCACCCACCTGGCGTCGGCGGTGCGCGGTCTGATGGGCGGCGACTGGCCGGCCGACGAGGTCGCCTGGTCGCTGGGCTGGGCCGGGCTGTTCGTGGCGGTCTTCGGGCCGGTCACGATGCGGCTGTACAACCGGAAGTAG
- a CDS encoding ATP-binding cassette domain-containing protein produces MSTQTSGLAIETAGLVKTFGETKAVDGVDLAVPAGTVYGVLGPNGAGKTTTVKMLATLLRPDGGEAHVFGHDVVREADEVRGRVSLTGQYASVDEDLTGTENLVLLGRLLGHHKKSARERAGLLLEAFGLSEAAAKQVKHYSGGMRRRIDIAASILNTPDLLFLDEPTTGLDPRSRNQVWDIVRAVVAQGTTVLLTTQYLDEADQLASRIAVIDRGRVIAEGTKGELKSSVGAGSVHLRLRDPAQRDLAAGLLRRALDAQVQPEPDPVALTARLATAAGDDSAAEQASRALGELARAGITVDNFSLGQPSLDEVFLALTGHDTHDSTDRSDDPKDEVAA; encoded by the coding sequence ATGAGCACCCAGACGTCCGGCCTGGCGATCGAGACCGCGGGCCTGGTGAAAACGTTCGGCGAGACGAAGGCCGTGGACGGAGTCGACCTGGCCGTGCCCGCGGGCACGGTCTACGGCGTCCTCGGCCCGAACGGCGCCGGCAAGACCACCACCGTGAAGATGCTCGCCACACTCCTGCGGCCGGACGGCGGCGAGGCGCACGTCTTCGGCCACGACGTCGTCCGCGAGGCGGACGAGGTACGCGGCCGGGTGAGCCTCACCGGCCAGTACGCGTCGGTGGACGAAGACCTCACCGGCACCGAGAACCTGGTCCTGCTCGGCCGGCTCCTCGGACACCACAAGAAGTCCGCCCGCGAACGCGCCGGCCTGCTCCTGGAGGCCTTCGGACTCTCGGAGGCGGCCGCCAAGCAGGTCAAGCACTACTCCGGCGGCATGCGGCGCCGCATCGACATCGCCGCGTCCATCCTCAACACCCCCGACCTGCTCTTCCTCGACGAGCCGACGACCGGTCTGGACCCGCGCAGCCGCAACCAGGTCTGGGACATCGTGCGGGCCGTGGTCGCCCAGGGCACCACGGTGCTGCTGACCACGCAGTATCTGGACGAGGCCGACCAGCTGGCGTCCCGGATCGCCGTCATCGACCGCGGCAGAGTGATCGCCGAGGGCACCAAGGGCGAGCTGAAGTCGTCCGTCGGCGCCGGATCCGTCCATCTGCGCCTACGAGATCCCGCACAGCGTGATCTCGCGGCCGGCCTGCTGCGCCGCGCCCTCGACGCACAGGTGCAGCCGGAGCCCGACCCGGTGGCCCTCACCGCCCGCCTCGCCACGGCGGCCGGCGACGACTCCGCCGCCGAGCAGGCCTCCCGCGCCCTGGGGGAGCTGGCCCGCGCCGGGATCACCGTCGACAACTTCTCGCTGGGCCAGCCCAGCCTCGACGAGGTGTTCCTCGCTCTCACCGGGCACGACACGCACGACTCCACCGACCGCTCCGACGACCCGAAGGACGAGGTGGCGGCATGA
- a CDS encoding NAD(P)H-quinone oxidoreductase: MHAITIPEPGGPEALVWDEVPDPVPGEGEVLVEVAAGAVNRADILQRQGFYEPPPGASPYPGLECSGRIAGIGTGVSGWNVGDEVCALLSGGGYAEKVAVPAGQLLPVPEGVGLTEAAALPEVACTVWSNVFMVAHLRPGETLLVHGGSSGIGTMAIQLAKAVGARVAVTAGTKEKLRACAELGADILVNYREQDFVEEVRTATDGAGADVILDNMGAKYLERNVKALAVNGRLAIIGMQGGVKGELNIGALLAKRAAISATSLRARPKEEKTAIVAAVREHVWPLFADGHLRPVVDRELPMRDAAAAHRVVEESSHVGKVLLITPQGV; this comes from the coding sequence ATGCATGCGATCACGATTCCCGAACCTGGTGGGCCCGAGGCGCTGGTCTGGGACGAGGTCCCCGATCCCGTGCCCGGCGAGGGCGAGGTCCTGGTCGAGGTGGCGGCCGGCGCCGTCAACCGGGCCGACATCCTGCAGCGGCAGGGCTTCTACGAACCGCCGCCCGGCGCGTCCCCCTACCCCGGTCTGGAATGCTCCGGGCGGATCGCCGGGATCGGCACCGGCGTCTCCGGGTGGAACGTCGGCGACGAGGTGTGCGCGCTGCTCTCCGGCGGCGGCTACGCCGAGAAGGTGGCCGTCCCGGCGGGGCAGCTGCTGCCCGTGCCCGAGGGGGTCGGTCTGACCGAGGCGGCGGCGCTGCCCGAGGTGGCCTGCACCGTCTGGTCGAACGTCTTCATGGTCGCCCACCTGCGGCCCGGCGAGACACTCCTCGTGCACGGCGGGTCCAGCGGCATCGGCACGATGGCCATCCAGCTGGCCAAGGCCGTAGGCGCGCGGGTGGCCGTGACGGCCGGTACGAAGGAGAAGCTCCGGGCGTGTGCCGAGCTGGGCGCCGACATCCTGGTCAACTACCGCGAGCAGGACTTCGTCGAGGAGGTCAGGACGGCGACGGACGGCGCCGGTGCCGATGTCATCCTCGACAACATGGGCGCCAAGTACCTGGAGCGCAACGTCAAGGCCCTGGCCGTCAACGGCCGCCTCGCGATCATCGGCATGCAGGGCGGCGTCAAGGGCGAGCTGAACATCGGCGCCCTGCTGGCCAAGCGCGCCGCGATCAGCGCGACGTCCCTGCGTGCCCGGCCCAAGGAGGAGAAGACGGCCATCGTCGCGGCCGTCCGCGAACACGTCTGGCCGCTGTTCGCGGACGGCCACCTGCGACCGGTCGTCGACCGTGAGCTCCCGATGCGGGACGCCGCCGCCGCGCACCGGGTGGTGGAGGAGAGCAGCCACGTCGGCAAGGTCCTGCTGATCACCCCGCAGGGCGTCTGA
- a CDS encoding bacterial proteasome activator family protein: MEMPRNERSPENPQILVVGQDGMALGGGSADEDSRETPVTEQVEQPAKVMRIGSMIKQLLEEVRAAPLDEASRVRLKDIHASSVKELEDGLAPELVEELERLSLPFTDEATPSDSELRIAQAQLVGWLEGLFHGIQTTLFAQQMAARAQLEQMRRALPPGVGDGLDEQHPGGGRSGGPYL; the protein is encoded by the coding sequence ATGGAGATGCCGAGGAACGAAAGGTCGCCGGAGAACCCGCAGATCCTGGTCGTGGGCCAGGACGGCATGGCGCTCGGTGGCGGCAGCGCAGACGAGGACTCCCGCGAGACCCCGGTCACGGAACAGGTGGAGCAGCCCGCGAAGGTCATGCGCATCGGCAGCATGATCAAGCAGCTGCTGGAAGAAGTGCGGGCGGCTCCCCTGGACGAGGCCAGCCGCGTCCGGCTCAAGGACATCCACGCCAGCTCGGTGAAGGAGCTGGAGGACGGTCTGGCGCCCGAGCTGGTCGAGGAGCTGGAGCGCCTCTCGCTGCCCTTCACGGACGAGGCGACCCCCAGCGACTCGGAGCTGCGCATCGCGCAGGCCCAGCTGGTCGGCTGGCTGGAGGGGCTCTTCCACGGGATCCAGACGACGCTGTTCGCCCAGCAGATGGCGGCCCGCGCCCAGCTGGAGCAGATGCGCCGCGCCCTTCCGCCGGGTGTCGGGGACGGCCTCGACGAGCAGCACCCGGGCGGCGGCCGGTCCGGCGGCCCCTACCTGTAG
- a CDS encoding protein kinase domain-containing protein: MSQDGAQGGHTGRALAGGRYQLRDLLGQGGMASVHLAYDSVLDRQVAIKTLHTDLGREQAFRERFRREAQSVAKLTHTNIVSVFDTGEDILDGMTTPYIVMEYVEGRPLGSVLDEDVRQQGAMPADKALKITADVLAALEISHEMGLVHRDIKPGNVMMTKRAVVKVMDFGIARAMQSGVTSMTQTGMVVGTPQYLSPEQALGRGVDARSDLYSVGIMLFQLVTGRLPFEADSPLAIAYAHVQEEPPVPSSINRTLPPAVDALIARALKKNPNERFPSAEAMRDECLRVAASFQAAPPSIVPGTQAPSGAGVGSAVFPPVDQAAPAPSGQVQTPYQPTPPPNPYGTPAPTGPSPAYGYPQQGGYQTPSPAAYSPQPGPSTPPPYNLSPQTAAVPSGGGRNNKPVIIGSVIVSVVAVGGLVTALLLNGGSEDDKGGGGSASASASAEKKPGYRGPDTAKTIDTEECTEPRESYNDPDKIQIPDFKFKNIKSVKACLQAAGWEVNEKEIDENTYGDGTVMNQFPSADTDVDPKDMPEIELSVSTGNPPS, translated from the coding sequence ATGAGCCAGGACGGCGCACAGGGCGGGCACACGGGGCGGGCGCTCGCCGGCGGCCGCTATCAGCTGCGTGACCTCCTCGGCCAGGGCGGCATGGCCTCGGTGCACCTCGCGTACGACAGCGTGCTCGACCGGCAGGTCGCGATCAAGACACTTCACACGGATCTCGGTCGGGAACAAGCCTTCCGCGAACGGTTCCGCCGCGAGGCCCAGTCCGTGGCCAAGCTCACGCACACCAACATCGTCTCGGTCTTCGACACCGGCGAGGACATCCTCGACGGCATGACGACGCCGTACATCGTCATGGAGTACGTCGAGGGCCGCCCGCTCGGCTCGGTCCTCGACGAGGACGTGCGGCAGCAGGGCGCGATGCCCGCCGACAAGGCGCTGAAGATCACCGCGGACGTGCTGGCCGCGCTGGAGATCAGCCACGAGATGGGCCTGGTCCACCGCGACATCAAGCCGGGCAACGTGATGATGACCAAGCGCGCCGTGGTCAAGGTCATGGACTTCGGCATCGCCCGTGCCATGCAGTCCGGCGTGACGTCGATGACGCAGACCGGCATGGTCGTCGGAACCCCGCAGTACCTCTCGCCGGAGCAGGCCCTCGGCCGCGGCGTGGACGCCCGCTCCGACCTGTACTCGGTCGGCATCATGCTGTTCCAGCTGGTGACCGGGCGGCTGCCGTTCGAGGCGGACTCGCCGCTGGCCATCGCGTACGCGCACGTGCAGGAGGAGCCGCCGGTTCCGTCCTCGATCAACCGCACGCTGCCCCCGGCCGTGGACGCGCTGATCGCCCGGGCGCTGAAGAAGAACCCGAACGAGCGTTTCCCCAGCGCCGAGGCCATGCGCGACGAGTGCCTGCGCGTGGCGGCGTCCTTCCAGGCCGCGCCGCCGAGCATCGTCCCGGGCACGCAGGCCCCGAGCGGCGCGGGTGTCGGCTCGGCCGTGTTCCCGCCGGTCGACCAGGCGGCCCCGGCGCCCTCGGGCCAGGTGCAGACGCCGTACCAGCCGACCCCGCCGCCGAACCCGTACGGCACGCCCGCACCGACGGGGCCGTCCCCGGCGTACGGCTATCCGCAGCAGGGTGGCTACCAGACGCCGTCCCCGGCGGCGTACTCCCCGCAGCCCGGCCCGTCGACGCCGCCGCCGTACAACCTGTCGCCCCAGACCGCGGCGGTCCCCTCCGGCGGTGGCCGGAACAACAAGCCGGTGATCATCGGCTCGGTCATCGTGTCCGTCGTCGCGGTCGGCGGCCTCGTCACGGCGCTGCTGCTGAACGGCGGCAGCGAGGACGACAAGGGCGGCGGCGGCAGCGCGAGTGCGTCGGCCTCGGCGGAGAAGAAGCCCGGCTACCGCGGGCCGGACACCGCGAAGACGATCGACACCGAGGAGTGCACGGAGCCGCGGGAGTCGTACAACGACCCCGACAAGATCCAGATCCCGGACTTCAAGTTCAAGAACATCAAGTCGGTCAAGGCCTGTCTCCAGGCGGCCGGCTGGGAAGTGAACGAGAAGGAGATCGACGAGAACACCTACGGCGACGGCACGGTCATGAACCAGTTCCCGTCCGCCGACACCGACGTCGACCCGAAGGACATGCCCGAGATCGAGCTCAGCGTCTCCACGGGCAACCCGCCCTCCTGA
- a CDS encoding protein kinase domain-containing protein → MAQQQAAQGPSDPEASGGGMSDAPELWGNGGLVGDGRYRLTRRLGRGGMAEVFAAEDVRLGRTVAVKLLRSDLAEDPVSKARFTREAQSVAGLNHHSIVAVYDSGEDFVGGQSVPYIVMEIVEGRTIRDLLLNAEAPGPEQALIIVSGVLEALAYSHQHGIVHRDIKPANVIITHNGAVKVMDFGIARALHGASTTMTQTGMVMGTPQYLSPEQALGKAVDHRSDLYATGCLLYELLSLRPPFTGETPLSVVYQHVQDIPTPPSEASDACPPELDGLVMRSLAKEPDDRFQTAEEMRGLVQYALQMLYDQGGHTGTWNTGPVDMHEGRHTPSGGFAGATAVMGHAGDASGTTQIPSPILPGGYGGGDDGGFEGHGNKGSGRGKLWILAVLAVIAVAVGVALALKTTGNDGDSPSKKQSPTTSQTTENKTPSETPSEEDTGAPTDTSTDDGTGTGSGNGNWTPSYAPSYTPSPSAPESPTGEPSDQPTTEEPTDEPTDPEPSDPQTPPDDTGGAGAGGATGIVGGSGGEGGN, encoded by the coding sequence ATGGCACAGCAGCAGGCCGCTCAGGGCCCGTCCGACCCCGAGGCGTCTGGCGGCGGCATGTCGGACGCGCCTGAGCTCTGGGGTAACGGCGGGTTGGTCGGGGACGGCCGGTACCGGCTGACCCGCAGACTCGGCCGGGGCGGCATGGCCGAGGTGTTCGCAGCCGAGGACGTCCGCCTCGGACGCACCGTCGCCGTCAAGCTGCTCCGCTCCGACCTCGCCGAGGACCCGGTGTCCAAGGCGCGCTTCACGCGCGAGGCCCAGTCGGTGGCCGGTCTCAACCACCACTCGATCGTCGCCGTGTACGACTCCGGCGAGGACTTCGTCGGCGGCCAGTCCGTGCCGTACATCGTCATGGAGATCGTCGAGGGCCGCACCATCCGCGACCTGCTGCTGAACGCGGAGGCACCCGGCCCCGAGCAGGCGCTGATCATCGTCTCGGGCGTCCTGGAGGCGCTCGCCTACTCGCACCAGCACGGCATCGTGCACCGCGACATCAAGCCGGCCAACGTCATCATCACGCACAACGGCGCCGTGAAGGTGATGGACTTCGGCATCGCCCGGGCCCTGCACGGCGCGTCCACGACGATGACGCAGACCGGCATGGTCATGGGCACCCCGCAGTACCTCTCCCCCGAGCAGGCGCTCGGCAAGGCCGTCGACCACCGCTCCGACCTGTACGCGACGGGCTGCCTGCTCTACGAACTCCTCTCGCTGCGCCCGCCCTTCACCGGCGAGACCCCGCTGTCGGTGGTCTACCAGCACGTCCAGGACATCCCGACCCCGCCGTCCGAGGCCTCCGACGCCTGCCCGCCGGAGCTGGACGGCCTGGTCATGCGCTCCCTCGCCAAGGAGCCCGACGACCGCTTCCAGACGGCCGAGGAGATGCGCGGGCTGGTCCAGTACGCGCTCCAGATGCTCTACGACCAGGGCGGCCACACCGGCACCTGGAACACCGGGCCGGTCGACATGCACGAGGGCCGGCACACCCCGTCGGGCGGCTTCGCCGGCGCGACGGCCGTGATGGGCCACGCCGGGGACGCCTCCGGCACCACGCAGATCCCCTCGCCGATCCTGCCCGGCGGCTACGGCGGCGGGGACGACGGCGGCTTCGAGGGCCACGGCAACAAGGGCAGCGGCCGCGGCAAGCTCTGGATCCTCGCCGTGCTCGCGGTGATCGCCGTCGCGGTGGGTGTCGCGCTGGCACTGAAGACCACGGGCAACGACGGGGACAGCCCGAGCAAGAAGCAGTCGCCGACCACCTCGCAGACGACCGAGAACAAGACGCCCAGCGAGACCCCCAGCGAAGAGGACACCGGCGCGCCGACCGACACGAGCACGGACGACGGCACCGGTACCGGCTCGGGCAACGGCAACTGGACGCCGTCGTACGCGCCCTCCTACACGCCGTCGCCGAGCGCTCCGGAGTCACCCACCGGTGAACCGAGCGACCAGCCGACGACCGAGGAGCCGACCGACGAGCCCACGGACCCCGAGCCCTCGGACCCGCAGACACCGCCGGACGACACGGGCGGTGCCGGCGCGGGCGGCGCGACCGGAATCGTCGGCGGCTCGGGTGGCGAAGGCGGCAACTGA
- the pdhA gene encoding pyruvate dehydrogenase (acetyl-transferring) E1 component subunit alpha, which yields MTVESTAARTPRRSAGSKAGTTGTKRTRTTAKKDAGTEPQLVQLLTPEGKRVKNAEYDKYVAGITPEELRGLYRDMVLTRRFDAEATSLQRQGELGLWASLLGQEAAQIGSGRATREDDYVFPTYREHGVAWCRGVDPANLLGMFRGVNNGGWDPNSNNFQLYTIVIGSQTLHATGYAMGVAKDGADSAVIAYFGDGASSQGDVAESFTFSAVYNAPVVFFCQNNQWAISEPTEKQSRVPIYQRAQGFGFPGVRVDGNDVLGVLAVTRWALERARGGEGPTLVEAFTYRMGAHTTSDDPTRYRGDEERQAWEAKDPILRLRRYLEASNHADEGFFQELEAESEALGKRVREAVRAMPDPDHFAIFENAYADGHTLVDEERAQFAAYQASFADEGGN from the coding sequence GTGACCGTGGAGAGCACTGCCGCGCGCACACCGCGACGCAGCGCCGGAAGCAAGGCCGGCACCACCGGCACCAAGCGCACCCGCACGACCGCCAAGAAGGACGCCGGCACCGAGCCCCAGCTCGTGCAGCTGCTGACGCCCGAGGGCAAGCGCGTCAAGAACGCCGAGTACGACAAGTACGTCGCCGGCATCACGCCGGAAGAGCTCCGCGGCCTCTACCGCGACATGGTGCTCACCCGCCGCTTCGACGCCGAGGCCACCTCCCTGCAGCGCCAGGGCGAGCTGGGCCTCTGGGCGTCGCTGCTCGGCCAGGAGGCCGCCCAGATCGGGTCCGGCCGGGCCACCCGGGAGGACGACTACGTCTTCCCGACCTACCGCGAGCACGGCGTGGCCTGGTGCCGCGGCGTCGACCCGGCCAACCTGCTCGGGATGTTCCGCGGTGTGAACAACGGCGGCTGGGACCCCAACAGCAACAACTTCCAGCTGTACACGATCGTCATCGGCTCCCAGACGCTGCACGCCACCGGCTACGCGATGGGCGTCGCCAAGGACGGCGCCGACAGCGCGGTGATCGCGTACTTCGGCGACGGCGCCTCCAGCCAGGGCGACGTGGCCGAGTCGTTCACCTTCTCCGCGGTCTACAACGCCCCGGTCGTGTTCTTCTGCCAGAACAACCAGTGGGCCATCTCCGAGCCGACCGAGAAGCAGTCCCGCGTGCCGATCTACCAGCGCGCCCAGGGCTTCGGCTTCCCGGGCGTCCGGGTGGACGGCAACGACGTGCTCGGCGTCCTCGCGGTCACCCGGTGGGCCCTGGAGCGGGCCCGCGGCGGCGAGGGCCCGACCCTCGTCGAGGCGTTCACCTACCGCATGGGCGCCCACACCACCTCCGACGACCCGACCCGCTACCGGGGCGACGAGGAGCGCCAGGCCTGGGAGGCCAAGGACCCGATCCTGCGCCTGCGCCGGTACCTGGAGGCCTCAAACCACGCGGACGAGGGATTCTTCCAGGAACTGGAGGCCGAGTCCGAGGCGTTGGGCAAACGAGTGCGCGAGGCGGTCCGTGCCATGCCGGACCCGGACCACTTCGCGATCTTCGAGAACGCCTATGCGGACGGACACACGCTCGTCGACGAGGAGCGCGCCCAGTTCGCCGCGTACCAGGCGTCGTTCGCCGACGAGGGGGGTAACTGA
- a CDS encoding alpha-ketoacid dehydrogenase subunit beta: protein MADKMALAKAINESLRRALESDPKVLIMGEDVGKLGGVFRVTDGLQKDFGESRVIDTPLAESGIVGTAIGLALRGYRPVVEIQFDGFVFPAYDQIVTQLAKMHARSLGKVKLPVVVRIPYGGGIGAVEHHSESPEALFAHVAGLKIVSPSNASDAYWMMQQAIQSDDPVIFFEPKRRYWDKGEVNAEAIPGPLHKAQVVREGTDLTLAAYGPMVKLCQEVADAAAEEGKNLEVLDLRSVSPLDFDSIQASVEKTRRLVVVHEAPVFFGSGAEIAARITERCFYHLEAPVLRVGGYHAPYPPARLEEEYLPNLDRVLDAVDRSLAY from the coding sequence ATGGCCGACAAGATGGCACTGGCCAAGGCGATCAACGAATCGCTGCGCCGCGCCCTGGAATCCGACCCCAAGGTCCTGATCATGGGCGAGGACGTCGGCAAGCTCGGCGGCGTCTTCCGGGTGACGGACGGCCTGCAGAAGGACTTCGGCGAGAGCCGCGTCATCGACACCCCGCTCGCCGAGTCGGGCATCGTCGGCACGGCGATCGGCCTGGCCCTGCGTGGCTACCGGCCGGTGGTGGAGATCCAGTTCGACGGCTTCGTCTTCCCGGCCTACGACCAGATCGTCACGCAGCTCGCGAAGATGCACGCCCGCTCGCTGGGCAAGGTCAAGCTCCCGGTCGTGGTGCGCATCCCCTACGGCGGCGGCATCGGCGCGGTGGAGCACCACTCCGAGTCGCCCGAGGCGCTCTTCGCGCACGTGGCGGGCCTGAAGATCGTCAGCCCCTCGAACGCGTCGGACGCGTACTGGATGATGCAGCAGGCCATCCAGAGCGACGACCCGGTGATCTTCTTCGAGCCCAAGCGCCGCTACTGGGACAAGGGCGAGGTCAACGCGGAGGCGATCCCGGGCCCGCTGCACAAGGCCCAGGTGGTCCGCGAGGGCACCGACCTCACCCTGGCCGCCTACGGCCCGATGGTGAAGCTCTGCCAGGAGGTCGCGGACGCGGCCGCCGAGGAGGGCAAGAACCTGGAGGTCCTGGACCTGCGCTCGGTCTCCCCGCTCGACTTCGACTCGATCCAGGCGTCGGTGGAGAAGACGCGGCGCCTGGTCGTCGTCCACGAGGCCCCGGTGTTCTTCGGCTCCGGCGCGGAGATCGCCGCCCGGATCACGGAGCGCTGCTTCTACCACCTGGAGGCCCCGGTGCTCCGGGTCGGCGGCTACCACGCCCCGTACCCGCCGGCCCGCCTGGAGGAGGAGTACCTGCCGAACCTGGACCGGGTACTGGACGCCGTCGACCGCTCGCTGGCGTACTGA